A stretch of Pseudomonas taetrolens DNA encodes these proteins:
- the recC gene encoding exodeoxyribonuclease V subunit gamma has protein sequence MPVATSLNAGFMVVHGNRLDELRSLVVSWMRRYPLAPLENEIALVQSNGIAQWLKLALAGDAQDDDSGGCGIAAAVDVQLPGSFMWQLYRLVLGSEEIPAKSLLDKAPLTWRLMRLLPALIDQPHFEPLQRFLTHDTDLRKRYQLSERLADLFDQYQVYRADWLEDWAAGRHQLRNARGESPALSPANCWQAELWRALLLDVGEEGMSQSRAGVHQRFIEKINSLEQAPPGLPARVIVFGISSLPAQALEALAGLARFSQVLLCVHNPCRHHWSDIVADKDLLRHQYKRQARKVGMPTALDPDILHQHAHPLLAAWGKQGRDYINLLDSYDDPNSYRAAFRDGRIDLFSEVEPLNMLNQLQDDILELRPLNETRDLWPPVDPAQDNSIRFHVAHSAQREVEILHDQLLARFSENPELQPRDVIVMVPDVDSYAPHIRAVFGQIERDDRRFIPYTLADQGQRGRDPLLIAIEHLLKLPDSRFPVSEILDLLDVPALRARFKVQERDLPTLHRWIEGAGIRWGLNAEQRAGLGLPSQLEQNSWRFGLRRMLLGYAVGSGEACDGIEPYDEIGGLDAVLIGPLVALLDALEIAHQELSQPALPQQWGERLQALMQLFFQAETEHDDYLLAQLEELRETWLETCEQVGLQDELPLTVVREAWLAGLDQGKLSQRFLAGAVNFCTLMPMRAIPFKLVCLLGMNDGDYPRAQPPLDFDLMGSDYRPGDRSRREDDRYLLLEALLSARDQLYVSWVGRSIRDNSERPACVLIGQLRDHLASGWQLAGDHDLLDAMTQEHPLQPFSTRYFHEGDSNLFSYAREWQQLHEPKPERTPPATLEAYQQEEPLNLTQLQDFFRNPVRHFFSQRLKVFFEAAEVPLADEEPFVLDALQRYTLSDSLLEAALAQPDQFEQALHTRALRLQGSGLLPMAGFGECLQHELIEPLPDVLQRYQQLLALWPTPLNTALPVRFDDHGVLLEGWLSHLHQRSDNGLLSITTIPNSIGAVKTRKWHRLTRPWVNHLVACASGLDMSTALVASDDTLLLGPLEPGQARDILGNLLVSWKVGMGRPLPVAVKTAFAWLAQTDPAKADAAAQKAYEGDGQTSDGERRESAALARQFPDYAALMANAEFEGWCDALYRPLFEAPWRSLSSEAAR, from the coding sequence GAGCAATGGCATTGCCCAATGGCTGAAGCTGGCTCTGGCAGGGGACGCTCAGGACGATGACTCTGGCGGCTGTGGTATTGCCGCAGCGGTGGATGTGCAACTGCCCGGCAGTTTCATGTGGCAGCTTTATCGACTCGTTCTGGGCAGCGAAGAGATCCCGGCCAAGTCTCTGCTGGATAAAGCCCCCCTGACCTGGCGCTTGATGCGTTTGCTCCCCGCTCTGATCGATCAACCGCACTTTGAACCGCTCCAGCGCTTCCTGACCCATGACACCGACTTGCGCAAGCGCTACCAGCTCTCAGAACGTCTTGCAGACTTGTTTGACCAATACCAGGTCTATCGGGCGGACTGGCTGGAGGACTGGGCAGCCGGTCGTCATCAATTGCGCAATGCACGGGGCGAAAGCCCGGCCCTGAGCCCGGCCAATTGCTGGCAGGCCGAGTTGTGGCGCGCGTTGTTGCTGGATGTCGGGGAGGAGGGTATGTCCCAGAGCCGGGCAGGCGTGCACCAACGCTTTATCGAGAAAATAAACAGTCTCGAGCAAGCCCCGCCCGGCTTACCGGCGCGAGTGATCGTGTTCGGTATTTCCTCGCTGCCTGCACAGGCGCTCGAAGCATTGGCCGGGCTGGCCCGGTTCAGCCAGGTGTTGCTGTGTGTTCACAATCCATGCCGACACCACTGGTCTGACATCGTGGCTGACAAAGACCTGCTGCGTCATCAGTACAAACGCCAAGCCCGCAAAGTCGGGATGCCTACAGCGCTGGACCCTGACATCCTGCATCAACACGCACATCCATTGCTTGCAGCGTGGGGAAAGCAGGGTCGCGACTACATCAACCTGCTCGACAGTTACGATGACCCCAACAGTTATCGTGCGGCTTTTCGGGACGGGCGTATCGACCTGTTCAGTGAAGTTGAACCGCTCAACATGCTGAACCAGTTGCAGGATGACATTCTGGAGTTGCGTCCACTCAACGAAACCCGTGATCTGTGGCCTCCTGTCGATCCAGCGCAAGACAATTCAATCCGCTTCCACGTTGCTCACAGTGCGCAGCGAGAAGTTGAGATTCTTCACGACCAGTTACTTGCGCGATTTAGTGAAAATCCTGAGCTGCAGCCTCGAGACGTGATTGTGATGGTGCCCGATGTTGACAGTTATGCACCGCATATCCGCGCTGTATTCGGACAAATCGAACGTGACGATCGCCGGTTTATTCCCTACACCCTGGCCGATCAAGGTCAGCGTGGACGTGATCCTTTACTGATTGCCATTGAGCATCTGCTGAAGTTGCCTGATAGCCGCTTCCCGGTCAGTGAAATTCTGGACCTGCTGGATGTCCCAGCCCTGCGTGCTCGTTTTAAGGTACAAGAGCGCGACTTGCCGACCTTGCATCGTTGGATTGAGGGCGCGGGGATTCGCTGGGGGTTGAATGCCGAGCAGCGGGCAGGCCTTGGCTTGCCGTCACAACTGGAGCAAAACAGTTGGCGTTTCGGCTTGCGTCGCATGTTGCTCGGCTATGCCGTCGGCAGTGGCGAGGCCTGCGATGGCATCGAGCCCTATGATGAAATTGGCGGCCTTGATGCGGTATTGATCGGACCGCTCGTGGCATTGCTTGATGCCCTGGAAATTGCCCACCAGGAACTGTCGCAACCAGCATTGCCGCAACAGTGGGGGGAGCGCCTGCAAGCCTTGATGCAGCTGTTCTTCCAAGCCGAAACCGAGCATGACGATTACTTGCTGGCCCAGCTTGAGGAGCTGCGCGAAACATGGCTGGAGACCTGTGAACAGGTGGGGCTGCAGGATGAGTTACCGCTGACGGTGGTGCGCGAAGCATGGCTGGCCGGACTCGACCAAGGCAAGTTGTCACAACGCTTTCTGGCCGGTGCCGTCAATTTTTGTACCTTGATGCCCATGCGTGCGATCCCGTTCAAGCTGGTATGCCTGCTGGGCATGAATGATGGTGACTACCCGCGAGCACAGCCGCCTCTGGATTTTGACTTGATGGGCAGCGACTATCGTCCGGGCGATCGATCCCGCCGTGAGGATGATCGTTATCTGCTGCTCGAAGCGCTGCTTTCTGCCCGGGATCAGCTTTATGTCAGTTGGGTAGGGCGCAGTATTCGCGACAACTCAGAGCGTCCGGCCTGTGTATTGATTGGCCAGTTACGTGATCACCTGGCCAGCGGCTGGCAACTGGCGGGCGACCATGACCTGCTGGATGCCATGACCCAGGAGCATCCGCTTCAGCCGTTCAGTACGCGTTATTTCCATGAAGGCGATTCGAACCTGTTCAGTTATGCCCGTGAATGGCAGCAATTGCATGAGCCCAAGCCTGAGCGAACCCCGCCCGCCACGCTGGAAGCCTATCAACAGGAAGAACCGCTGAACCTGACGCAGTTGCAGGATTTTTTTCGTAACCCTGTTCGTCACTTCTTTAGTCAGCGTCTGAAAGTCTTCTTTGAGGCAGCCGAAGTGCCTTTAGCGGATGAAGAGCCATTCGTGCTTGATGCGTTACAGCGTTACACCTTGAGTGACAGCTTGCTCGAAGCCGCACTGGCGCAGCCTGATCAGTTTGAGCAGGCCTTGCATACTCGTGCCTTGCGGTTGCAGGGCAGCGGCTTGTTGCCCATGGCGGGTTTTGGCGAGTGCCTGCAGCATGAGTTGATTGAACCACTGCCGGATGTGTTGCAACGCTATCAGCAGTTACTGGCTCTTTGGCCGACGCCGCTTAACACTGCCTTGCCTGTCCGTTTCGACGATCACGGCGTGCTGCTTGAGGGATGGCTCAGTCACCTGCATCAGCGAAGTGACAATGGTTTATTGTCCATCACGACGATTCCTAACAGCATCGGCGCAGTTAAAACCCGTAAATGGCACCGTCTGACTCGCCCCTGGGTTAATCATCTGGTGGCCTGTGCCAGCGGCCTGGACATGTCTACCGCGCTGGTGGCCAGCGATGACACTTTGCTGCTAGGGCCTCTGGAGCCCGGGCAAGCCCGTGACATTCTGGGTAATTTGCTGGTGTCCTGGAAAGTCGGCATGGGGCGTCCGCTGCCCGTTGCGGTCAAAACGGCATTTGCCTGGCTGGCACAGACAGACCCGGCCAAGGCCGACGCTGCAGCGCAGAAAGCCTACGAAGGTGACGGACAAACCAGCGACGGTGAGCGCCGCGAAAGCGCAGCCTTGGCCCGCCAGTTTCCGGACTATGCGGCCTTGATGGCCAATGCTGAATTCGAAGGGTGGTGCGACGCCCTTTATCGACCCCTATTTGAGGCGCCCTGGCGTTCATTGAGCAGCGAGGCAGCCCGTTGA